The window CGGCGAGATTGACGCGCAGCCGCCGTCCGATCGAATATTTATAGCCCGCCTCGAACGCGTCGACATGCTCGGCGCCGGTCTGCGGCAGCACCGAAATGCCCCCGGCGTTGAACCCGCCCGACTTGTAGCCGCGGCTGTAGCGGAGGAAGGCGAGCTGGTCGTCGCTGGGCTGCCATTCGACCGCAACGGTTCCGGTTACCGCATTCCAGCTGTTCGCGAGGCCGCGCCGCGCGATCCCCGTCGCGGGGTCGATCGTCACCGCCGACGCGACGCCCGGCGCGGCCAGCGTCGAGATTTGCGACGCCGTGATGTCGAGCGCCGGGGTCGCCGAGCCGTAAAGATCGGGCGAGAAACCGCCGCAGCCGAAACAGAGGAGGCGGAAAAATTCGTCGCCGCTCTTCTTGTCATGGGTGTAGCGCAGCCCCGCCGTCACGCGCAGCGCGTCGGTGAAGCGATAGTCGACCTGGCCAAAGACCGCCGACGATTTGGTGGTCAGCGTCGAGGCGGCATAGACGAAATCGCCCAGCGGGTTGGCGGGGCCATTCACGGGCGCGCGCAGCTGGAGTTGGTTGGGGGCGTTGAAATGCGATTCCTGCGCCAGCGTCTCCTGATAATAATAGACCCCGGCCACCCATTGCAGCGGCCCGTCGGTGTTCGACGTCAGGTTAAGTTCGCCGCTGCCGAAGCTCTTGTCGTTGTGCAGGTTGAGCTGCGTCGACGGGAACGCGGTGAGCGGTCCGCAACCGGGAATGAAGGCACAGATGCCGCCGCCGGGAGCGAGCGGGAAGGCGTAGGAAATCACGCTGGTCCCGTCGAGCTCGTATGTGTTGTCGATGCGATATTGCTGATAGCCGCCGAGCAGGCGGACGTCGAAGGTCGGCAGCGACCATTTGATGTCGCCGGTCGCCCCGAAATTGCCGCGCATGCGCTCGGTCTGCGTCGTGTCGGCGCTGAACCGCCGGATGTTGGTCGCGCCGGGTGGCACGGGATCGGGATCGAGCGCAACGACCCCCGGGATCAGGTAACCAAAGGCCGCGCCCGGCGTGATCGCCCCGGTCGGATAGGGCGCGAAATCATAGCCGCCGATGCGGTTGAGCGGGCGCGGATTGAGGTCGGTACGGCCCGAGAAGACCTTCGCCCAGGCGGTGACGTCGGGTCCGAGATCGGCCTCCAGCTGCAGTTCGACATAACGGCGCTCGCCGCGGCCGCCCTCGCTGACCCCGCCGGCTTCGTTCTTGAAATAGCCGCGTTCCTGTTTCGAGTATCCGCCCGCCAGCCGCGTGCGCAGCCCCTTGGTCAGCGATCCCGACGCCGACGCTTCGATCGTGTAGAAGCCATAATTGCCCACCGTGCCGCGCAGGTCGGCGCTGAAGTCCTCGGTCGGCCGCTTGGAGATCGCGTTGATCGCGCCGCCGATCGAATTGCGGCCATAGAGCGTGCCCTGCGGGCCGCGCAGCACCTCGATGCGATCGATGAAGAAATCGGAGGCCGCGATCGAGGTGGTCGAGGCGTCGTAAATGCCGTCGGTATAGGTCGAAACCCCCGGATCGCTGCCGTTGGTGTTGGTCTGGCGCCCGATACCGCGGATGAAGACGCGGTCGTTGCCCGCCGAATAGCTCAGCCCCGGGGTGAAGTTGGCGAAATCCTGCAACGTGTTGATGCCGGCGAGTTGGCGGGCATCGGATGTGTAGGCCGATATGGCGAGCGGCACCTCTTGCAGATTGGCGGTGCGCTTTTCCGCCGTGACGACGATCTCGGCCAGACCGGAGCCATCCTCCACGGCCGTTGGCGGATTCTCCGCCGCCGCCTGCGTCTGTGCCACAGCCGGCATCGCCACGAATGCGACGCCCGCAAACATCCAGGATATATTTCGCATACCACGCCTCTCCCGCCGCCAGCGATCCTGCTGGTCGATTATTGGCGCGACGGGACCGCTGATGCGGCCCCCCGCTATGTACGGCGAATGCCGGTTCGGCATCCCCCCGGGCCATTGTTAGAGGTGTTTTATATATTAGTCTATAATCATATATCGAACATATATGGTCTGGCGAGAGAGGTGGTGGGTTCAGCCTGCGCGCGCGGATTTCCGCGCCCTTCCGATAGCACCCTATCCCTTTGGCAAGACGGGACGCGATCGCCCGAGCGATTTCGGGTTTCGCTCACATCGCAAATATGGAATATATTTTTCTACTATCATAGAATCAACTGAGCCGGACCGCCCGCGCGCGGATCGGCGAACGCCATCGCCGCGAAAAGGCGAGGCAGGTGGGAGAAGCAGGATGGATGGATTTCGCCGAACGGATCGGGGCCTGTCTGGTCGCACAGGCGCGAGCGTATGCGACGCCCGCGGAGGCCGCACCTGATGGCCTCGACCGATCATGCGCTGGCCGAACTCAACGCGCGCCCCGTCCCCGACTGGTATCACGACGCGAAGTTCGGGATTTTTATCCACTGGGGCGCCTTCGCCATCCCCGGTTTCGCGCCCCGCCTCGGCTCGATCGGCGAAGCCTTCGCCAAGGATTATGACCGCGCGGTCGCGATGGTCCCCTATACCGAATGGTATTGTAACGCGATCAAGGTGCCCGGAACGCCTTCGGCCGAATTCCACCGAACGCATTATGGCGATGCGCCCTATGAGGATTTTAAGCAGCCGTTCGAGGCGGGACTCAAGCATTGGGATCCCGCCGCCTGGGCCGAGGCGTTTCGCGATGCCGGCGCGCGCTACGTCGTGCTCGTCACCAAGCATCACGACGGGCTTTGCCTGTGGCCCAGCGGGGTCGCGAACCGGCACCAGGCGGGCTGGACCACCGAACGCGACATCGTCGGCGAACTCGCCGCCGCGGTGCGCGCCGCCGGGTTGCGCTTCGGGGTCTATTATTCGGGCGGGATCGACTGGACCTTCAACCGGCGGCCGCTGCGCACGCTCGGCGACTTCATCGCCTCGACGCCCGGCGGCGACTATCCCGCCTATGCGATGGCGCAGGTGCGCGAACTGATCGACCGTTACGAACCGTCGGTGCTGTGGAACGACATCAGCTGGCCGACGCGGCCCGGGCCGCTGTACCGGCTGTTCGCCGACTATTATCGCGCGGTTCCCGAAGGCGTGGTCAACGATCGCTGGGTGGCGACCAGCCTCCAGCGCGACCTGCTCAAGATTCCGCTGGTGCGGCGCTATCTCGACCGCAAGCTCAAGGCCGCGGTCGGCCGGCAGAGCGGCGAGGAATCCAAGGGCATCATCCCGCCCGAAATTCCGCACAGCGATTTCCGGACCCCCGAATATGCCGCCTTCGCCGAAATCCAGGTCAAGAAGTGGGAAGCGACGCGCGGCATGAGCCACAGCTTCGGCTTCAACCGCAACGACGACGAGGCCGATTACGCCGGCGCCGATACGCTGATCCATGACTTCATCGATGCCGTATCGCGCAACGGCAACCTGCTGCTCAACGTCGGCCCGCGCGCGACCGATGCCGCGATCCCCGACGAACAGCTTCGCCGGTTGAGGCAATTCGGCGCATGGCTGCGCGCGAACGGCGACGCCATCTATGGCACCCGGCCGTGGACACGATCGGATGGCGAGACCGAATGCGGGCTGGCTGTGCGCTTCACCGCTACGCCGGAGCGCGTGAATCTGATCGTCAAGGGACCGGTGGCGTCGACCCGGCTGGTGATCCGGAACCTGCCCCTGTCGGGCGAGGCTGTTCGCCTGGACGATGGCAGCCCCGTCACGCTCGAGCCGCGCGGACCCGATCTGCTGCTGACCTTCGCCGGCCCTTGCGTCGACACGGTCGCGACGACCGTTGCCGTCGCGACATAGTCCCAGGCCATCGACGCGTTGGTCGCCTCCGTCCCCTTGCCGCCTCAAGCGCTGCGGATGACCGCTTCCTGTCACGCGGCGGAGGGCATCCGCCAGCCTGTCAGGCTGGCGTCAGCCAGACCGTCCTAGACCCGTCGCCGGTCCTTGCAGGGCCGGCATTTTCTTTGGCGCGACGTTCGCGCCGCTGCCCATCCCCGGGCACCGACCTTCATGGCGGACCGACTGGCATGCCCGACGGTCCGCCATCATTTTCATAATATATATAACGACTTAACTGTCATTTTCCTTTCCTCCGACAGCTTGCCGACAGGAAAGGCTGCCAGCGTGATGCCGCTCGCGACCGTGTGACACGGCGCGCTATCGTTGGAAGAGGAGTGATGGAAATGCGGACATTCACGCGGCGCACGGCAATGCTGACCGGTGCGATGATGAGCCTGATGCTGGTGGCGGGCTGTTCGGGCGGCAAGGATGCCGCCGACACGAAGGCCGAGCCGGCCAGCGTCGAAGTCGACAGCGGCCCCGCCTATGCGCTGATCACCCAGCCGGTGGGCAAGACGGCGCCCGCCGACTATGTCGCGCAACTGTCGGCGGCAAAAAAGGCCGGTGCAACCGTGTTGCTGCTCCGCTCGAAGCCGAGCGTCGAGGGGCCGGAGGGCTTCGCCAGCCTCGCGGTCGTCACCTTCCCCGACGGCAGCGCCTATGACGCCTGGTCAAAGGATGCCGCGGCCAAGCTCGGCAAGGATTTGCTACTCCGCCGCGCCGACCTGCTCGTCGATGCGCGCGCCAAAACGGCCGATCCGAAGGCCGCCTATGTCGTCAGCCATTATGAGGCGCTGGTCCCCGCCGACGCCTACACCGGCTACACCAAGGCCTATATCAGCCCGAACATGGACGGGCAGAAGGCCGGCGGCGTGATGACCGGCTACGCCATGTATTATGAGCGCGAGCCCGTTCCCGGCGTCAAGGGCAACCGCACGATCCTCGTGAAGCAATATGTCGACGAAGCCGCCTTCGGAAAGAGCGAGGCGATCAAGGAAAAGAACAAGCTCGAACTGCTCAAGAACCCCGAGTGGAAAAAGATCAACGACACCAAGGAGACGATCCGCAAGGATATCTCGGGCACCCTCGCCCTTCCCGAAACGGTCGACTGACCGGGGCGGATGCGCGCCGTCTGGGGAGGCGGCGCGCATCCCCTCACCCTCCGCCGAGGCCTGTGCGACACCCGCTACTCCGCCCCGGTTGGCGGCTCCCCGCCATCGCAGGCGACATCTCAGGAGCGCGCGGCCGCCCGGCCACCAAAGTCGAGCGGCGCCGAATATGCGGCACGATTGACGGGTTACTGACAGTTTCGCATCCTACCAGCCGGCCATGGTTGCGATTGCAACCATCGGAAAGCGGAAAGCGAGGAACTATGCAGGTCGGCGCGCTCATCGTGATTGCGGCGTTCCTGACCTCCATTCTCTCGGGCATTTTCGGCATGGCGGGCGGCCTGATCTTCATGGGCCTGCTCGCCTGGCTGCTGCCGGTGACGGTCGCGCTGGCGCTCCACGGCCTGATCCAGTTCGCTTCCAACCTGTGGCGCGTCGTGCTGCACCGCCGGCATGTCGTCTGGCCGGTGCTGCTGTGGTTCGGGATCGGCGCGGTCGCGGCGATCGGCGTCTTCTCGCTCGTCATTTTCACGCCGACGAAATTCTATGTCTTCCTGGGGCTCGGCCTGTTGCCGGTCCTCGTCTGGTTGCCCGAACGCTGGATGCCGCTCGACGCGACCCGTCGCGTCCATGCCGTCGGCGGGGGCTTCGTCTCGACCGGGCTGTCGCTCGTTTCGGGCGTGTCGGGTCCGGTCACCGACCTCCTCTTCATCAACACCCGGTTGAACCGGTATCAGGTCGTCGCGACCAAGGCGGTGATGCAGGCGATCGGCCATGCGTCGAAGGTCATCGTCTATGGCGGCGTGCTGCTCGGCGTCGCGGCGCGCGAGGCGATCCCCCTGCCCGTCTCCGCGCTCGCGATCCTCGCGTCGATGGCGGGCATCATGGTCGGCGGCGTGATTCTCGACCGGATCAGCGACGCGCATTTCCGCGCCGGCCGGCGCTGGATCGTCACGATCGTCGGCGCGACCTTCCTGATCCAGGCGGCGCAGATCGCCTTGGCCTGACAGCGGGGTGACAGGCCGCCCCGGTAAAATGGACCGAAACCAAAATGGGAGACGGTCTATGAAATTTCGCATATCCATGGCGCTTGCGGGCGTCGCGGCGATCGCTGCACCGGCGTTCGCCGCCGAGCCGATCTACACGCTCGAAAAAGCGGTCACGCTGCCCAGCAGCGACAGCGACTGGGACTATATCAAGCTCGAACCGCACAGCCCGCGCCTGTTCATCGCGCGCCGCAAGGACGGGCTGACGGTGTTCGACATCAAGACGCAAAAGGTCGTCGGCCAGGTCGAAAACTCGGTCGGCGCCAACGGCCCGCTGCTGCTGCCGCAGTTCAACCGCGGTTATGTCGCGATGACCGACGGCTCGCTGCTCAGCTTCGAACTCAAATCGCTGAAGGTGCTGGATCGCATCCCGCTCGCTAAGGACGGCGGGCTCAACGGCGTCGTCTATGATGCCGCGACCAAGCGCATCCACGCCGTCGTCGGCTCGCGCCAGGCCGAGTCGGCCTGGTTCACGCTCGATGCGGCGACGGGCAAATTGCTGTCGACCAAGGTCTTCCCGTTCAAGAAGATGGACGACCCCTCGCCCGACGGCAAAGGCCATCTCTTTGCTCCCGCGCGCTACGACAAGATATTGATGCAGCTCGATTCGGCGACGCTCGCCGAACAGGCACGCTGGAACGTCGATTGCGAACAGGTCGTCGCGGTCGAATATCAGGCGCACACCGACCGCATCCTGATCGGCTGCCGCGGCGACAAGCCGGTGTTCCTCGCGCTCGACGCCAGGACCGGCGCCGAAGTCGCACGCGTGCCGATCGGCAAGGGCATCGACGGCATGGGGGTCGACGAGGTGCGCCACCGCATCGTCACGACCAATGGCGGCGACAGCTCGATGACCGTGATCGAACAGGCGGGGCCCGACAGTTACAAGCTGCTCGGCAATATCCAGACCCGCCCGCAGGCGCGCGTGATGCAGCTCGACGAGGCCAGCGGCCGGGTGTTCACCGTCACCGCCGACGCGACCTTTGCCGCCCCCGACGCCAAGGGCGTCGCGGCGCCGACCTTTCATCCGAACAGCTTTGTCGTGATGACCTACAAGCCCGACGGCACACGCTGAGGGCGCATCAGCCGAGGGCCGCGCGGGCTTCCTGCGCGGCCCCGGCTGACAGCGGCAGATAGTCGCTCGCCCGTCCCGCGATCGCCTGCGCCTCGGGCGTCAGCATGAAGCGGAGGAAGGCGAGCGTTTCGGGGTGGACGGGCGTCTTCGCCGGCGCCGCATGATAAGCCTGCACCGTGCGGCCGAGCGGATAGGTGCCCGCGCCGACCGACGCCGCATCGGGCAACAGCGCAATCCCGTTGGCGCCGATCAGCGGCAGCGTCTTGATCTCTTTCCCGGCGATCCCGATGCCAAGGCCGGCGGGATCGCGCGCCAGCGCGCGGCGCATCGCGATGGCCGCCTCGGCTTCGGCCTTCGCCGGGCGCGGCGGCACCGTATATTCGCGCAGGCGCGGCCATGCCATGCGGTTGCTGCCGTTCAGCACCGCCGCGCGGAAGAAGCGGCCGCTGCCGCTCTCGGCCTCGGGCGCGTAGAGATGGATCGGCCGGTCGCGCCACGCGCCGTCGAGGCCCAGGTCGCCCCACGTCCGTGCCTGCTGCGCCCCGTCGCCGAATGCCGCGGCGAGCCCGTCGATGCTGATCGAGGCGAGCGGATTGCTCCGATGCACCATCGCCGCCAGTGCGGGCGAGCGCCCCGGCGTCGCGACGCTGCCACCCAGCACCGCGACGCCCCTGGGCCGGAAGCGATAAATCCATTCGAAGGCCTGGATTTCGGGCTTGGTCGCCTCGCGCCCGATCAGCGCGATGTCACAGGTCGCCGCATAGAGATTGGCCATCGCGACATCGCTGCCCGCCATCGCGACGTCGACCCTGATCGCGGGATTGGCGGTCTCGAAGGCTCGCTTCCACGCCGCGACGACCGGCATCATGCCTGCCGTCCCCGCCAGCCGGACACGTCCGGGCAGGCCATGCACCGGCGGCGGCAGCGTCGAGGCCCAGGCGGTCGCCGGGAGCAGCGCCAGCGCGGACAGGAGTTGGCGGCGCCTCATTTCACTTTCCCCAGCTCGTGCGTCAGCGTCCTGGCGCTGAGCGGCAGGTAACCGCTATGGTCGATCAATATGCGCTGGCCCTCGCGGCTCAGCAGGAAGCGCAGGAACTCGCGCTGCGCAGGATCCATCTTCTGGCCCGGGGGGACGTCGACATAGGCGGGGATGATCCGGATCAGCGGATAGCTGCGGTCGATCAGCGTCTCAGGCGTCGCATCGACGAACGGCCCCTTGGCGTCCCAGGCGAGCGGCAGCGCGCGGACGTCGGGATGCTTGTAGCGGATGTTCGAGATCGCGATGCCGGTGCGGTCGGTCGCCAGCGCATCGACGATCCGCTGGCCATGATCATATTGGGTGCCGTCGGGACGTTGCTGATGCTCATATTCGCGCATCGCGCCGTTCCAGCGGTGGCTGTCCTCGAGCACGCGTTCACGGAAGAACAGCCCGAAATCGACATCGGTCTTCCAGCCATAGGGGATGATCGCGGCATCGCGCCACGCCTCGCCCAGCCCGAGCTGCCCCCAGCGCCGCACCTGCCCGCCGCCGCGCCGCCCTTCCTCGCCGAAGATCGCGTCGAGCTGCTTCAGCGTCAGCCCTTTGATCGGATTGTCGCGGTGGACGAAGATCATATGGGCATAGTCGTAGAAATTGACGTCGACGCTGCCGTTCGCGACCTCGATGCCGGTCGGGTCATAGCCCTTGGCACGGCGGAAGGCGCGGAGCGCGGCGGGGCTGATTTCCTCGCCCAATATGGCGATGTCGCCGGTGCCGCTGTAGAGCGACCCGATCGCCGAGGCGGTGCCGTACATGCGGTTTTCGAATTTTACCTCGGGCTGGTGCTTCGCGAATTCGGCGATCCAGGTCGCCAGCAATTGCCCCATGAAGTCGCGCTTGAAACTGCCATGCCCCCAGATGCGCAGCGTGCCCGTCACGCGCTCCTGCGGTCGATAGGCCGGAAGCCCGTCGACGAAGGCCAGCGCGGGGTGATCCGCACCGAGCAGGTGTGTCGTGCTTTCGGCCTGCGCGGGGCCGGCGAACAGCGTCGCAAAAGCGAGGAACAGGGCAAGCGGGCGCCGCATCAGTCGAGCTTGGCCAATTGCGCCGCCGCGACCTCGGGGGTCAGCGGCAGATATTTGCCGTCGGCCTGGATCGCCGCCTGCCCGTCGCGGCTCAACACATAGCGCAGCCATTCCTTGACCTTGGGGTCGACGGGTTTCCCCTTCTCGCGGCGGAAATAATAATAAACGTCGCGGGTCAGCGGGAAGCTGCGGTTCTGGACGGTCTGGAGGGTCAGCGGGATGAAGGTCTTGCCGCCGTCGGTCGACAGCGGCACCGACTTGATGCTGTCGTTCATGAACGGAATGCCGGTGTAGGCGATGCCATATTTGTCCGCCGCCAACCCGTTGGTGATGAGCTCGCCGCCCGCGGTCAGCGAGCCGTCCGCCTTCAGCCCCGCGACGTTGGAATAGGCGCGCATGTCCTCGTTCCACTTGCCCGAACCCTTGAGCACCTTTTTGTCGATCTCGTCGTTGAAATGATATTTGGCGTTGTAACCGTAGACAGTGATCGGCTTGTTCGCCCATTCGCCCTTGAGGCCGAGCTGGCCCCAGGTGCGGATATTCTTCTCGGGTCCGCGCGCGACGCTGGTGTCCCAGGTCAGCCCGTTCCAGCCGCCGTCACGGCGACCGCCCAATATGCCGTCGACCTGCTCCATCGTCAGGCCGGTCAGCGGATTGTCCTTGTGGACGAAGATGCCGAGCGCATAGGACCAGCCACGGACATTGTACGATCCCGTCGCCATGATGATCTCGACCACCTCGGTCTGCCCGACACCTTCCTCACCGCCTTGCGCGCCTTCGCGCTCGAAGCCCTTGAGTTCGTCCCACAACGCCTGCCGCCCCATCGGCGCGACGTCGGCGGCGCCCGAGATCAGCCCGGGGAAGGCGACCGACGAGCTGTAGAGGTTGTCGTTAAAGCTGACGCCCGGTTGCAACTTGCGGAACTCGGCCTGCCACACCTCCATCAGCCCGCTGTCCTTGAGGTAGTTGTTGCCCCATTGGCGGATCGTGCCGGTCACCTGCGCCTGCGGCACATAGGGTTTGAGTCCGGTCAGGTCGAACTGCGGCTCATAGAAGATTTTCACCGCGCGCCCGCGATTGCCGATCGCACGCGCCTTCGACAGCGCGTCGGCGTCGGTCGTCGGCGCGCTGGCCTCCTGTGCCGTTGCTGCGGATGTCAGGACCAGCGCAGCCAGCGCGGCCGTCACGATGCGCTTCATTTTTCGCTCTCCAATATTGCGATCTGTGCCGCCGCGGTCGGGCGGTCGAGGGGTAGATAGCCATTGTCGGCTTCGAGCAGCTTCTGTCCTTCGGCCGATAACGCGAATTGCAGGAAGGCTTTGACATGCGGCGCCAGCGGCTTGCCCGGCGCACGATCGACGAAGGCATAGGCGCGGCGCGTCAGCGGGTAGGAGCGGTCGGCGACCGTGGCCGCGGTCGGCAGCACCGCCGCGCCGCCATCCGACAGCGCCACGGCCTTGAGTCCGCCCCACGCCTGCGCGGCATTGGCGATGACGAGCGCATAGCGGTCGCCCCGGCCGCCTTCGCCCGCCCGGTCGGCGGCCGCCGCGATCGTGCCGTCGAGCCGGCGCGCATCGTCATATTCGGCGATGCGGTCCCAGCACATGCGCCGGTCCTTCGCCGTCACGCGGTTCTGGAGCCAAAGCCCGGTACGCGTCGCGAAATCATAGCTGTGGATGCGGATCGGCTGCCGCGCCCATTCGCCTTTCAGCCCGAGGTCGCCCCAGGTCGCGATCGGCCGCGCCTCATCGCCGCAATCGATGATCCGCGCCAGCTGGTCGAGCGTCAGCGCCGTCAACGGGTTGTCGTCATGGATGAGCAGCGTGATCGCGTCGGACTTGCCCGGCGCGGCGACCGCGCCGGTCGCGATCTCGATCCGCGTCGCATGATATTCCTTCGGCCGCGAAAAGCCGTTGTCATCGACGATGTCGTTGGCGCGACCGATCAAGGCGATGTCGGCGACCCCGCCAACCAGCCCGTGGATCGCGCTGTCCGATCCCTTCATCGAAAATTCGAAACGGGTGCCGGGGTGCTGTTTCTCATAGGCGTCGGCCCAGCGCTCGGCGACGCCGAGCATCGCGGGCGTGCCCCAGATGCGGATCACCTGTTCCTGCGCCTGCACGGCAACAGGCGCGAACAGCAAGGCGGCGGCGAGCAGCATCCTCATGCCAGTTTCCTCCGCTCTTTCTCGGCCGCAGCTGGCGACAGTGGCAGATAGCGCCCGTCGCGATTGACCGCCTCCTGCCCCTCGCGGCTCAGCACATAGCGCAGGAATTCGCGCACTTTGGGATCGATGCGGCGGTCGGGCGGCAAGTCGATCACCGCCGGCAGGGT is drawn from Sphingopyxis sp. OPL5 and contains these coding sequences:
- a CDS encoding TonB-dependent receptor encodes the protein MAQTQAAAENPPTAVEDGSGLAEIVVTAEKRTANLQEVPLAISAYTSDARQLAGINTLQDFANFTPGLSYSAGNDRVFIRGIGRQTNTNGSDPGVSTYTDGIYDASTTSIAASDFFIDRIEVLRGPQGTLYGRNSIGGAINAISKRPTEDFSADLRGTVGNYGFYTIEASASGSLTKGLRTRLAGGYSKQERGYFKNEAGGVSEGGRGERRYVELQLEADLGPDVTAWAKVFSGRTDLNPRPLNRIGGYDFAPYPTGAITPGAAFGYLIPGVVALDPDPVPPGATNIRRFSADTTQTERMRGNFGATGDIKWSLPTFDVRLLGGYQQYRIDNTYELDGTSVISYAFPLAPGGGICAFIPGCGPLTAFPSTQLNLHNDKSFGSGELNLTSNTDGPLQWVAGVYYYQETLAQESHFNAPNQLQLRAPVNGPANPLGDFVYAASTLTTKSSAVFGQVDYRFTDALRVTAGLRYTHDKKSGDEFFRLLCFGCGGFSPDLYGSATPALDITASQISTLAAPGVASAVTIDPATGIARRGLANSWNAVTGTVAVEWQPSDDQLAFLRYSRGYKSGGFNAGGISVLPQTGAEHVDAFEAGYKYSIGRRLRVNLAGFYYDYQGLQVPLTVSQPGGAQLTQFFNLKSSQSYGAEIELAWQPADPLQLSFNYGYGNSRIDSGCCFVDGQDPLAVQPGAQPSGPAVNGQQPQSVAGARLSDTPRHKLALNAMYSIDFEPGTLSLSGNYVLRSSAYSNIFNRPYNRMPGWDQVDLRAIWTGSGDRYRVIAFVKNIFDSKGYDSAQGNLLASSPTLAVAQSYSFTPPRTYGLQLEFRFR
- a CDS encoding PstS family phosphate ABC transporter substrate-binding protein; this encodes MKRIVTAALAALVLTSAATAQEASAPTTDADALSKARAIGNRGRAVKIFYEPQFDLTGLKPYVPQAQVTGTIRQWGNNYLKDSGLMEVWQAEFRKLQPGVSFNDNLYSSSVAFPGLISGAADVAPMGRQALWDELKGFEREGAQGGEEGVGQTEVVEIIMATGSYNVRGWSYALGIFVHKDNPLTGLTMEQVDGILGGRRDGGWNGLTWDTSVARGPEKNIRTWGQLGLKGEWANKPITVYGYNAKYHFNDEIDKKVLKGSGKWNEDMRAYSNVAGLKADGSLTAGGELITNGLAADKYGIAYTGIPFMNDSIKSVPLSTDGGKTFIPLTLQTVQNRSFPLTRDVYYYFRREKGKPVDPKVKEWLRYVLSRDGQAAIQADGKYLPLTPEVAAAQLAKLD
- a CDS encoding PstS family phosphate ABC transporter substrate-binding protein, giving the protein MRRRQLLSALALLPATAWASTLPPPVHGLPGRVRLAGTAGMMPVVAAWKRAFETANPAIRVDVAMAGSDVAMANLYAATCDIALIGREATKPEIQAFEWIYRFRPRGVAVLGGSVATPGRSPALAAMVHRSNPLASISIDGLAAAFGDGAQQARTWGDLGLDGAWRDRPIHLYAPEAESGSGRFFRAAVLNGSNRMAWPRLREYTVPPRPAKAEAEAAIAMRRALARDPAGLGIGIAGKEIKTLPLIGANGIALLPDAASVGAGTYPLGRTVQAYHAAPAKTPVHPETLAFLRFMLTPEAQAIAGRASDYLPLSAGAAQEARAALG
- a CDS encoding PstS family phosphate ABC transporter substrate-binding protein — encoded protein: MRMLLAAALLFAPVAVQAQEQVIRIWGTPAMLGVAERWADAYEKQHPGTRFEFSMKGSDSAIHGLVGGVADIALIGRANDIVDDNGFSRPKEYHATRIEIATGAVAAPGKSDAITLLIHDDNPLTALTLDQLARIIDCGDEARPIATWGDLGLKGEWARQPIRIHSYDFATRTGLWLQNRVTAKDRRMCWDRIAEYDDARRLDGTIAAAADRAGEGGRGDRYALVIANAAQAWGGLKAVALSDGGAAVLPTAATVADRSYPLTRRAYAFVDRAPGKPLAPHVKAFLQFALSAEGQKLLEADNGYLPLDRPTAAAQIAILESEK
- a CDS encoding YncE family protein, with protein sequence MKFRISMALAGVAAIAAPAFAAEPIYTLEKAVTLPSSDSDWDYIKLEPHSPRLFIARRKDGLTVFDIKTQKVVGQVENSVGANGPLLLPQFNRGYVAMTDGSLLSFELKSLKVLDRIPLAKDGGLNGVVYDAATKRIHAVVGSRQAESAWFTLDAATGKLLSTKVFPFKKMDDPSPDGKGHLFAPARYDKILMQLDSATLAEQARWNVDCEQVVAVEYQAHTDRILIGCRGDKPVFLALDARTGAEVARVPIGKGIDGMGVDEVRHRIVTTNGGDSSMTVIEQAGPDSYKLLGNIQTRPQARVMQLDEASGRVFTVTADATFAAPDAKGVAAPTFHPNSFVVMTYKPDGTR
- a CDS encoding sulfite exporter TauE/SafE family protein, which gives rise to MQVGALIVIAAFLTSILSGIFGMAGGLIFMGLLAWLLPVTVALALHGLIQFASNLWRVVLHRRHVVWPVLLWFGIGAVAAIGVFSLVIFTPTKFYVFLGLGLLPVLVWLPERWMPLDATRRVHAVGGGFVSTGLSLVSGVSGPVTDLLFINTRLNRYQVVATKAVMQAIGHASKVIVYGGVLLGVAAREAIPLPVSALAILASMAGIMVGGVILDRISDAHFRAGRRWIVTIVGATFLIQAAQIALA
- a CDS encoding PstS family phosphate ABC transporter substrate-binding protein, with translation MRRPLALFLAFATLFAGPAQAESTTHLLGADHPALAFVDGLPAYRPQERVTGTLRIWGHGSFKRDFMGQLLATWIAEFAKHQPEVKFENRMYGTASAIGSLYSGTGDIAILGEEISPAALRAFRRAKGYDPTGIEVANGSVDVNFYDYAHMIFVHRDNPIKGLTLKQLDAIFGEEGRRGGGQVRRWGQLGLGEAWRDAAIIPYGWKTDVDFGLFFRERVLEDSHRWNGAMREYEHQQRPDGTQYDHGQRIVDALATDRTGIAISNIRYKHPDVRALPLAWDAKGPFVDATPETLIDRSYPLIRIIPAYVDVPPGQKMDPAQREFLRFLLSREGQRILIDHSGYLPLSARTLTHELGKVK
- a CDS encoding alpha-L-fucosidase produces the protein MASTDHALAELNARPVPDWYHDAKFGIFIHWGAFAIPGFAPRLGSIGEAFAKDYDRAVAMVPYTEWYCNAIKVPGTPSAEFHRTHYGDAPYEDFKQPFEAGLKHWDPAAWAEAFRDAGARYVVLVTKHHDGLCLWPSGVANRHQAGWTTERDIVGELAAAVRAAGLRFGVYYSGGIDWTFNRRPLRTLGDFIASTPGGDYPAYAMAQVRELIDRYEPSVLWNDISWPTRPGPLYRLFADYYRAVPEGVVNDRWVATSLQRDLLKIPLVRRYLDRKLKAAVGRQSGEESKGIIPPEIPHSDFRTPEYAAFAEIQVKKWEATRGMSHSFGFNRNDDEADYAGADTLIHDFIDAVSRNGNLLLNVGPRATDAAIPDEQLRRLRQFGAWLRANGDAIYGTRPWTRSDGETECGLAVRFTATPERVNLIVKGPVASTRLVIRNLPLSGEAVRLDDGSPVTLEPRGPDLLLTFAGPCVDTVATTVAVAT